A DNA window from Massilia putida contains the following coding sequences:
- a CDS encoding alpha-E domain-containing protein: MLSRTADHLYWMARYTERAENTARMLDVAMQTSMLPQSAVDTEQAWRAMLGISELQDAFDATYGTLDAKNVLAFMVCDPANPSSIVSCLTAARENARAVRGVLTTEVWETQNATWIELRDRLRVSLDADPGEFFDWVKHRCHLARGVTLGTMLDDEALVFIRLGAFLERADNTARLLDVKYHGAGAGATHDVLTQREFYYWAALLRSVAGFEIYRKVYRDSITPARVAELLMLRADMPRSLLACMQQVVANLKAVRNDVSAGTERLAGKMHAELQFARIEDVLAAGMDETLGKFMENIYALGNGISRDFLVPLGA, translated from the coding sequence ATGCTGAGCCGCACCGCAGACCACTTGTACTGGATGGCACGCTACACCGAACGCGCCGAGAACACGGCGCGCATGCTCGACGTGGCCATGCAAACGTCGATGCTGCCGCAGTCCGCCGTCGACACCGAGCAGGCCTGGCGGGCCATGCTCGGCATCTCCGAGCTGCAGGATGCGTTCGACGCCACGTACGGCACGCTCGACGCGAAGAACGTGCTCGCGTTCATGGTGTGCGACCCGGCGAATCCGTCGTCGATCGTGTCGTGCCTCACGGCCGCGCGCGAGAATGCGCGGGCCGTGCGCGGCGTGCTCACGACGGAGGTGTGGGAAACGCAGAACGCCACCTGGATCGAATTGCGCGACCGCCTGCGCGTGAGCCTCGACGCCGACCCCGGCGAGTTCTTCGACTGGGTCAAGCACCGCTGCCACCTGGCCCGCGGCGTCACGCTCGGCACCATGCTGGACGACGAGGCCCTCGTGTTCATCCGCCTCGGCGCCTTCCTGGAGCGGGCGGACAACACGGCGCGCCTGCTGGACGTGAAGTACCACGGCGCGGGCGCCGGCGCCACGCACGACGTGCTCACGCAGCGCGAGTTCTACTACTGGGCGGCGCTGCTGCGCTCCGTGGCGGGCTTCGAAATCTACCGCAAGGTCTACCGCGATTCGATCACGCCGGCGCGCGTGGCGGAACTGCTGATGCTGCGCGCCGACATGCCGCGCTCCCTGCTCGCCTGCATGCAGCAGGTGGTCGCGAACCTGAAAGCCGTGCGCAACGACGTCTCCGCCGGCACCGAACGGCTGGCGGGCAAGATGCACGCCGAGCTGCAGTTCGCGCGCATCGAGGACGTGCTGGCCGCCGGCATGGACGAGACGCTCGGCAAGTTCATGGAAAACATCTACGCGCTGGGCAATGGCATCAGCCGCGATTTCCTCGTTCCGCTGGGAGCCTGA
- a CDS encoding peptidase, with the protein MTYCVGMRLDAGLVFLADSRTNAGVDQVGTFRKLTVFENPGDRLMVMMTAGNLSISQAVRQIVSGYVGADGATVWNAPDMYEAARIVGEAVRTVHRQEAGKLAEHGVDFNISIVFGGQVRGERCRLFYVYSAGNFIESHDENPYFQIGEAKYGKPIIDRVVTPRTSLDDAAKCALISMDSTLRSNISVGLPLDMLVYEDGSLAVTRFVTVDEHNAYFQRLRSSWGQQLKTVFDAIPAPEWDPAPGPADDVPASTNLHSRPVRAALPPGATPAGATAALQSLAEQSVPPAQH; encoded by the coding sequence ATGACTTATTGTGTGGGCATGCGCCTCGACGCCGGCCTCGTGTTCCTGGCCGATTCGCGCACGAATGCGGGCGTCGACCAGGTCGGCACCTTCCGCAAGCTGACCGTCTTCGAGAATCCGGGCGACCGGCTGATGGTCATGATGACCGCCGGGAACCTGTCGATCTCGCAGGCCGTGCGCCAGATCGTGTCCGGCTACGTGGGCGCCGACGGCGCGACGGTCTGGAACGCGCCGGACATGTACGAGGCCGCGCGCATCGTCGGCGAGGCTGTGCGCACGGTCCACCGCCAGGAGGCCGGCAAACTGGCGGAACACGGCGTCGACTTCAACATCAGCATCGTGTTCGGCGGCCAGGTCCGGGGCGAACGCTGCCGCCTGTTCTACGTCTACTCGGCCGGCAACTTCATCGAGTCGCACGACGAAAACCCGTATTTCCAGATCGGCGAAGCGAAGTACGGCAAGCCGATCATCGATCGCGTGGTCACCCCGCGCACATCGCTCGACGACGCGGCCAAATGCGCGCTGATCTCGATGGATTCGACCTTGCGCTCGAACATCTCCGTCGGGCTGCCGCTCGACATGCTCGTGTACGAGGACGGCAGCCTGGCGGTCACGCGCTTCGTTACCGTCGACGAGCACAACGCGTACTTCCAGCGGCTGCGCAGCAGCTGGGGCCAGCAATTGAAGACCGTGTTCGACGCCATTCCGGCGCCCGAGTGGGACCCGGCGCCGGGTCCGGCGGACGACGTGCCCGCGTCCACCAACCTGCACAGCCGTCCCGTGCGCGCGGCGTTGCCGCCAGGTGCGACGCCGGCCGGGGCGACGGCGGCGCTGCAGTCGCTCGCCGAGCAATCCGTTCCGCCCGCCCAGCATTGA
- a CDS encoding glycoside hydrolase family 43 protein, with amino-acid sequence MTPHRPRPPRLAVAALAACAALACMNAGAQQEPRPAAGLSTTTWTPDNGNGTFTNPLFYDEFSDPDLIRVDDWFYLTGTTMHAMPGLPILRSRDLVNWEFLGYAVDKLDFGPAYRLEDGKSIYGQGIWAPSLRYRNGTFYIFSNVNGRATQIFTATDPRGPWTRREMKRSLHDLSVLFDDDGKSWVVWDHQRTRIAQLTDDLTDIVPGTEKVLFAQDAGMGEGAHIYKIHGKYYILSANYAGGFRMPAARADKVDGPYEVNQAISRDEDFGMAQGYRLKDNKTPTAIVPPDPSARNADSLHQGGIVLTPAGEWWGFSMQDFNSVGRLLSLAPITWKDGWPYFGLPGNLGRNPRTWVKPKTAAPSAIMVPYARSDDFSGTKLQPVWQWNHVPVDGQWSLTERPGFLRLHALPATSFWQARNSLTQRAIGPRSSPTVTLDASGLADGDVAGLALLNLPYATLGVEKTVGGLLLALYDQARASTVRVPLPPGATRVMLRADCDFLTEQARFSWSTDGKEYTPIGEPFTMVFQLTTFQGVRYALFNYNQGGKPGGHADFDSIDVYQPDPHGLTRAIPYGQRIRLKEWKTGIALQRAPVAVKDMGLGRVALQSGAAWVSVDAKGGVALRKGRPGLGESFQWIETPTGELVLMSLATNRFLRIDPATHALRADSPGPLPDGSDGVRFTW; translated from the coding sequence ATGACCCCACACCGCCCCCGCCCGCCGCGCCTCGCCGTCGCGGCGCTTGCCGCCTGCGCCGCCCTCGCCTGCATGAACGCGGGCGCGCAACAGGAACCGCGCCCCGCCGCCGGCCTGTCGACGACCACCTGGACGCCCGACAACGGCAACGGCACCTTCACGAATCCACTGTTCTACGATGAGTTCTCCGACCCCGACCTGATCCGCGTGGACGACTGGTTTTATCTCACCGGCACGACGATGCACGCGATGCCCGGCCTGCCCATCCTGCGCTCGCGCGACCTCGTGAACTGGGAATTCCTCGGCTACGCCGTCGACAAGCTCGACTTCGGCCCCGCCTACCGCCTGGAAGACGGCAAGAGCATCTATGGCCAGGGCATCTGGGCGCCGAGCCTGCGCTACCGGAACGGCACGTTCTACATCTTCAGCAACGTGAACGGCCGCGCCACGCAGATCTTCACGGCCACCGATCCGCGCGGGCCCTGGACGCGGCGCGAGATGAAACGCAGCCTGCACGACCTGTCCGTCCTGTTCGACGACGACGGGAAGTCCTGGGTCGTGTGGGACCACCAGCGCACGCGCATCGCGCAGTTGACGGACGACCTGACGGACATCGTGCCCGGCACCGAGAAGGTCTTGTTCGCGCAGGACGCCGGCATGGGCGAAGGCGCGCACATTTACAAGATCCACGGGAAGTACTACATCCTCTCCGCCAACTACGCCGGCGGTTTCCGCATGCCGGCCGCGCGCGCGGACAAGGTGGACGGTCCGTACGAAGTGAACCAGGCCATCAGCCGCGACGAAGACTTCGGCATGGCCCAGGGCTATCGCCTCAAGGACAACAAGACGCCCACCGCCATCGTGCCGCCCGACCCGTCCGCGCGCAACGCCGACTCGCTGCACCAGGGCGGCATCGTGCTGACGCCGGCCGGCGAATGGTGGGGCTTCTCGATGCAGGACTTCAATTCGGTCGGCCGCTTGCTGAGCCTAGCGCCGATCACCTGGAAGGACGGCTGGCCCTACTTCGGCCTGCCCGGCAACCTGGGACGCAACCCGCGCACGTGGGTCAAACCGAAGACGGCCGCGCCCTCCGCGATCATGGTCCCGTACGCACGCAGCGACGACTTCTCGGGAACAAAGCTGCAACCGGTCTGGCAGTGGAACCACGTGCCGGTCGACGGCCAGTGGTCGCTGACGGAACGCCCCGGCTTCCTGCGCCTGCACGCGTTGCCGGCCACGTCGTTCTGGCAGGCGCGCAACAGCCTCACGCAGCGCGCCATCGGCCCGCGCTCGTCGCCCACGGTGACGCTGGACGCATCCGGCCTCGCGGACGGCGACGTCGCCGGCCTCGCCCTGCTGAACCTCCCGTACGCGACGCTGGGCGTGGAAAAGACTGTAGGCGGCTTGCTGCTCGCGCTGTACGACCAGGCGCGGGCAAGCACCGTGCGCGTGCCGCTGCCGCCTGGTGCCACGCGCGTGATGCTGCGCGCGGACTGCGACTTCCTCACGGAGCAGGCGCGCTTCAGTTGGTCGACCGACGGGAAGGAATACACGCCCATCGGCGAACCGTTCACGATGGTGTTCCAATTGACGACATTCCAGGGCGTGCGCTACGCCCTCTTCAACTACAACCAGGGAGGCAAACCGGGCGGCCATGCGGACTTCGACAGCATCGACGTCTACCAGCCGGATCCGCACGGATTGACGCGCGCAATACCGTACGGCCAGCGCATCCGGCTGAAAGAATGGAAGACGGGCATCGCGCTCCAGCGCGCGCCGGTGGCCGTCAAGGACATGGGGCTCGGCCGCGTCGCGCTGCAGTCCGGTGCGGCCTGGGTGAGCGTGGATGCGAAGGGCGGCGTCGCGCTGCGCAAGGGCCGGCCGGGGCTTGGCGAAAGCTTCCAGTGGATCGAGACGCCGACGGGGGAACTCGTGCTGATGTCGCTCGCGACGAACCGCTTCCTGCGCATCGACCCGGCCACGCATGCGCTGCGCGCGGACAGTCCGGGGCCGCTGCCGGACGGCAGCGACGGCGTGCGGTTCACCTGGTAG
- a CDS encoding circularly permuted type 2 ATP-grasp protein gives MNHFFNEMTAGDSGAVREHYRAFDAWLRHQPPERIERKRAEADLTFRRVGITFAVYGDGAGTERLIPFDTIPRIIPAHEWAALQAGLAQRVQALNMFVHDIYHEQNIVRAGIIPAQQIYQNAQYRPEMQGISVASDIYAHIAGVDIVRAGAGEFYVLEDNLRVPSGVSYMLEDRKMMMRLFPELFARHRIAPVEHYPDMLLENLRSVAPAGVLDPTIVVMTPGMHNSAYFEHAFLAQQMGVELVEGKDLFVDANAVYMRTIRGPRRVDVIYRRLDDDYLDPLAFRADSTLGVPGLLSVYRAGRVTLANAIGTGVADDKSIYPYVPDMIRFYLSEEPRLNNVPTWQCRRPEDLSYTLAHLDQLVVKEVHGAGGYGMLIGPAASKQEIEDFRRRLVARPDGYIAQPTLALSACPTYVESGIAPRHIDLRPFVLSGKTIAMVPGGLTRVALREGSLVVNSSQGGGTKDTWILEE, from the coding sequence ATGAATCACTTTTTCAACGAGATGACGGCAGGCGACTCGGGCGCCGTACGCGAACACTACCGCGCATTCGACGCCTGGCTGCGGCACCAGCCCCCCGAACGGATCGAACGCAAGCGCGCCGAGGCGGACCTCACGTTCCGCCGCGTCGGCATCACCTTTGCCGTGTATGGCGACGGCGCCGGCACGGAGCGGCTGATCCCCTTCGACACGATCCCGCGCATCATCCCCGCGCACGAGTGGGCGGCGCTGCAGGCGGGCCTCGCGCAGCGCGTGCAGGCGCTGAACATGTTCGTGCACGACATCTACCATGAACAGAACATCGTCCGGGCCGGCATCATCCCCGCGCAGCAGATCTACCAGAACGCCCAGTACCGCCCCGAGATGCAGGGCATCAGCGTCGCGTCCGACATCTACGCGCACATCGCGGGCGTGGACATCGTGCGCGCCGGCGCGGGCGAGTTCTACGTCCTCGAAGACAACCTGCGCGTGCCGTCGGGCGTGTCGTACATGCTCGAAGACCGCAAGATGATGATGCGCCTGTTCCCCGAACTGTTCGCCCGCCACCGGATCGCGCCGGTCGAGCACTATCCCGACATGCTGCTGGAGAACCTGCGTTCCGTCGCGCCGGCGGGCGTGCTCGATCCGACCATCGTCGTCATGACGCCGGGGATGCACAACTCCGCCTACTTCGAGCATGCCTTCCTCGCCCAGCAGATGGGCGTCGAACTGGTCGAGGGCAAGGACCTGTTCGTCGATGCGAACGCGGTCTACATGCGCACCATCCGCGGGCCGCGCCGCGTGGACGTCATCTACCGGCGGCTGGACGACGACTACCTCGATCCCCTCGCCTTCCGCGCCGATTCCACGCTCGGGGTGCCCGGCCTCTTGTCCGTGTACCGCGCGGGCCGGGTGACGCTGGCGAACGCGATCGGCACGGGCGTCGCCGACGACAAATCGATCTACCCGTACGTGCCGGACATGATCCGCTTCTACCTGTCGGAAGAACCGCGCCTGAACAACGTCCCGACCTGGCAATGCCGGCGGCCGGAAGACCTGTCGTACACGCTCGCGCACCTCGACCAGCTCGTCGTGAAGGAGGTGCATGGCGCCGGCGGCTACGGCATGCTGATCGGCCCCGCGGCGTCAAAGCAGGAGATCGAGGACTTCCGACGCCGCCTCGTCGCGCGCCCGGACGGCTACATCGCCCAGCCGACGCTGGCCCTGTCGGCCTGTCCGACCTATGTCGAGAGCGGCATCGCGCCGCGCCACATCGACCTGCGCCCGTTCGTCCTGTCGGGCAAGACCATCGCCATGGTCCCGGGAGGCCTCACCCGCGTGGCGCTGCGCGAGGGATCGCTGGTGGTGAATTCGTCGCAGGGCGGCGGTACCAAGGACACCTGGATACTGGAGGAATGA
- a CDS encoding transglutaminase family protein — protein MHLSIRHETLYRYTQPQAYSIEQLHLTPRAEPQQQVLSWHISTPGHCEAYVDAFGNASHMLTLNAPHDVVRIVVEGIVATVPLPGGRLRAHDNLPPLIFTVPTSLTRPTALLADVAAASLPALGNPVCTANLLGLAAHIQGAVAYQTGATNVATTAAEALLLGAGVCQDHAHVFLACCHAHGVPARYVSGYIDPGSTGHAASHAWVDAWVEDPDFTGWVSIDVTHARLMTDGYCRLAIGRDYESAAPVRGMRRGGGDEVMRVEAKIVPVQ, from the coding sequence ATGCACCTGTCTATCCGCCACGAAACCCTGTACCGCTACACCCAGCCGCAGGCCTACAGCATCGAGCAGCTGCACCTCACCCCGCGCGCCGAGCCGCAGCAGCAGGTGCTGTCCTGGCATATCTCGACGCCGGGCCATTGCGAAGCCTACGTCGACGCCTTCGGCAACGCCTCGCACATGCTCACGCTGAACGCGCCGCACGACGTTGTCCGCATCGTCGTCGAGGGCATCGTCGCGACGGTGCCGCTGCCCGGCGGGCGCCTGCGCGCGCACGACAACCTGCCGCCGCTGATCTTCACGGTGCCGACAAGCCTGACCCGGCCGACGGCGCTGCTCGCCGACGTCGCGGCGGCATCGCTGCCGGCCTTGGGCAACCCCGTCTGCACGGCCAACCTGCTGGGGCTGGCCGCGCACATCCAAGGTGCGGTCGCGTACCAAACGGGTGCCACGAACGTCGCCACCACGGCCGCCGAGGCATTGCTGCTCGGCGCCGGCGTCTGCCAGGACCACGCCCACGTCTTCCTCGCGTGCTGCCATGCGCACGGGGTACCGGCGCGCTACGTGTCCGGCTACATCGACCCCGGCTCGACGGGCCACGCGGCCAGCCACGCCTGGGTCGACGCGTGGGTCGAGGATCCCGACTTCACGGGCTGGGTCAGCATCGACGTGACGCATGCCCGGCTGATGACCGACGGGTACTGCCGCCTCGCGATCGGACGCGACTATGAATCGGCCGCCCCCGTGCGCGGCATGCGGCGCGGCGGGGGCGACGAGGTCATGCGGGTCGAGGCGAAGATCGTTCCCGTCCAGTGA
- a CDS encoding sensor histidine kinase, with amino-acid sequence MIIQRTHRYVNIAAAISILVLLVGISTLAVGIQRTAASWRWVNHTREVLQHVQGAQSLINEADALQKSLRLDYNRRDDADFQARLTALPEEVRLLTRLTADNPVQQKTLDDLRPVLDEYIRSLRTGLGRKAPYPSREDERALRQTIAARIAALQREEERLLALRDATVAADRARTIGAAGTVSVLAVALLFFVRAMARRDAAFLASERANLDTTLRSLGEAVIAVDISGHVRFMNRVAEQLLGCDEAHARGQLLTTVFRIARSSADDDALAAALRAALRDKRAVAAVPIAGSGPGQPERMRTWLLNCQPLVVHDQVHGAVISMLDVTDLKRAQRDLRDANQLLEDRIRDRTEQLAQANMELRAFAHTIAHDLRSPLRDLQRDAAALLAGEAGALSETATRSVRRILAVSRHMDRRVTDLLAYSQLSRTELRLQNVELDRVVQLALGDMDTEIGASGARIECASPLPAVLGHEAVLVQVFDNLIGNALKFVAPGVAPHIRIDGRVDGDAVHVRIADNGVGIPEDKRERVFDVFGRLHGGDAGQGTGIGLAIVKKGVERLGGTIGVEPAPAGTVFRLCLQRPRQIAAPASAPVDAPPVA; translated from the coding sequence ATGATCATTCAGAGAACACATCGGTACGTCAATATTGCAGCGGCCATCAGCATTCTAGTGCTGCTCGTGGGCATTTCCACGCTGGCCGTCGGCATCCAGCGCACGGCCGCGTCGTGGCGCTGGGTCAATCACACGCGCGAAGTGCTGCAGCACGTGCAGGGCGCCCAAAGCCTGATCAACGAGGCCGACGCGCTGCAAAAATCGCTGCGGCTGGACTACAACCGCCGCGACGACGCCGATTTCCAGGCGCGGCTGACGGCCCTGCCGGAAGAAGTCCGGCTGCTGACACGGCTGACCGCGGACAATCCCGTCCAGCAAAAGACGCTGGACGACCTGCGCCCCGTGCTCGACGAGTACATCCGCAGCCTGCGCACGGGCCTGGGGCGCAAGGCACCGTATCCCAGCCGGGAGGACGAGCGGGCGCTGCGCCAGACCATCGCGGCCCGGATCGCCGCGTTGCAGCGCGAGGAAGAACGCCTGCTCGCGCTGCGCGACGCGACCGTCGCCGCCGACCGCGCCCGGACCATCGGGGCCGCCGGCACCGTGTCCGTGCTGGCGGTCGCCCTGCTGTTCTTCGTGCGCGCGATGGCGCGCCGCGACGCCGCCTTCCTTGCCTCCGAACGGGCGAATCTCGATACCACGCTGCGCAGCCTCGGCGAAGCCGTGATCGCCGTCGACATCTCCGGCCACGTCCGCTTCATGAACCGCGTGGCGGAACAGCTGCTGGGCTGCGACGAGGCGCACGCGCGGGGCCAGTTGCTGACGACCGTGTTCCGCATCGCGCGCTCGAGCGCCGACGACGACGCGCTGGCCGCGGCGTTGCGGGCGGCGCTGCGCGACAAGCGGGCCGTGGCCGCCGTCCCGATCGCCGGCAGCGGCCCGGGACAACCGGAGCGGATGCGCACCTGGCTGCTCAACTGCCAGCCGCTCGTCGTCCACGATCAGGTCCATGGCGCCGTGATCAGCATGCTCGACGTGACGGACTTGAAACGGGCGCAGCGCGACCTCCGCGACGCCAACCAGTTGCTCGAAGACCGCATCCGGGATCGCACGGAACAACTCGCCCAGGCCAATATGGAATTGCGCGCCTTCGCCCATACGATCGCGCACGACCTGCGCTCGCCGCTGCGCGACCTGCAACGCGATGCGGCGGCGCTGCTGGCAGGCGAGGCCGGCGCGCTGAGCGAGACGGCTACCCGGTCCGTGCGCCGCATCCTTGCCGTCAGCCGGCACATGGACCGGCGCGTGACCGACCTGCTGGCCTACAGCCAGCTGTCGCGCACCGAACTGCGCCTGCAGAACGTCGAACTGGACCGCGTCGTGCAGCTCGCGCTGGGCGACATGGACACGGAGATCGGCGCCAGCGGTGCGCGGATCGAGTGCGCGTCGCCGCTGCCCGCCGTGCTCGGGCACGAAGCCGTCCTCGTGCAGGTCTTCGACAACCTGATCGGCAACGCGCTCAAGTTCGTGGCGCCTGGCGTGGCGCCCCACATCCGCATCGACGGGCGCGTGGACGGCGACGCGGTCCACGTGCGCATCGCGGACAACGGCGTCGGCATCCCCGAGGACAAGCGCGAGCGCGTGTTCGACGTGTTCGGACGCCTGCACGGCGGCGACGCGGGCCAGGGCACGGGCATCGGCCTCGCGATCGTGAAAAAAGGGGTCGAGCGGCTCGGCGGCACGATCGGCGTCGAACCGGCGCCCGCCGGCACGGTGTTCCGCCTGTGCCTGCAACGGCCGCGCCAGATCGCGGCGCCGGCCAGCGCGCCCGTGGATGCGCCGCCGGTGGCCTGA